In Paenibacillus sp. G2S3, a single window of DNA contains:
- a CDS encoding AarF/ABC1/UbiB kinase family protein, giving the protein MAVRIRHAGRYRSIAMALMHHGFGYMVEELGLYHLLSLPRRLVTQEAHTSLTLGERIRLVLEDLGPTFIKLGQLASTRSDLLPDSIIQELVKLQDNVPPFPAERVRTIVEHELDQHMDEIFNSFEDTPLAAASIGQVHRAVLHSGQVVAVKVQRPGILRTMSRDLEILKDLSALAEKQLGWARQYQLSRMVEEFSKSLLGELDYGQEGRNAEKIAQQMDYDGVYIPDIYWDYTSARVLTMEYVVGITLSRRDELLSNGVKLKVIAKQLVEMMLRQIFIHGFFHADPHPGNVIRMADGKLALIDFGMMGRLNEEMKEQLSALVIALMRKNTDAMVRAILRLGVIPEDADRAALHNDMDRLRDEYYDVPFSKMSIGKALNDLFGIARKHRLVLPPDLTMLGKTMLTLEGVISNLDPTISILEMAEPFGRELVKQRFSGPRLQRKFLGGVADLTESLLELPGQARQLSALISKGKLKVEIVAPELEHLERKLDRVGNRLAFSIVMLAFSIIMVGLIIGTAMRGQPSVLWNFPTVEIGGVVALLMFLWLIFAIFKSGRF; this is encoded by the coding sequence ATGGCAGTACGCATTAGACATGCCGGACGTTACCGGTCCATTGCCATGGCGCTTATGCACCATGGTTTTGGTTATATGGTGGAGGAGCTGGGGCTCTATCATTTATTATCCCTTCCACGCCGTCTCGTAACGCAAGAAGCACATACAAGTCTTACGCTCGGGGAGCGGATACGGCTCGTATTGGAGGATTTGGGGCCAACCTTTATTAAGCTTGGACAACTCGCCAGTACCCGTTCAGATCTGCTGCCTGATTCTATTATTCAAGAATTGGTAAAACTACAGGATAATGTGCCTCCATTCCCTGCGGAGCGCGTGCGCACGATTGTGGAGCATGAACTGGATCAACACATGGATGAAATCTTCAATTCCTTTGAGGATACTCCTCTTGCTGCTGCATCGATCGGTCAGGTGCATAGAGCTGTTCTTCACAGTGGGCAGGTCGTAGCTGTCAAAGTTCAGCGTCCTGGCATTCTGCGAACGATGAGCAGGGATTTAGAAATTCTCAAAGATCTAAGTGCCCTTGCTGAGAAACAGCTAGGCTGGGCGAGGCAATATCAGTTGTCCCGTATGGTAGAGGAATTCTCGAAATCGCTGCTTGGCGAGCTGGATTACGGCCAAGAGGGGCGCAATGCAGAGAAAATTGCTCAACAGATGGATTATGACGGAGTGTACATCCCGGATATCTACTGGGATTATACGTCAGCACGGGTGCTGACGATGGAATATGTGGTAGGAATTACGCTGAGTCGCCGCGATGAGTTATTGAGTAACGGAGTTAAGCTCAAGGTTATCGCTAAGCAGCTCGTAGAAATGATGCTAAGGCAAATTTTCATTCATGGCTTTTTTCATGCGGATCCTCATCCAGGCAATGTTATTCGAATGGCTGATGGGAAGCTGGCTTTGATTGATTTTGGCATGATGGGGCGACTGAACGAAGAGATGAAAGAGCAGCTGTCTGCGCTTGTCATCGCACTGATGCGCAAAAACACGGATGCTATGGTCCGGGCAATCTTGCGCCTCGGAGTCATCCCAGAGGATGCTGATCGAGCTGCGCTGCATAATGATATGGATCGACTGCGAGATGAGTATTATGATGTTCCGTTCAGTAAGATGAGCATAGGTAAAGCGCTGAATGATCTGTTTGGCATTGCTCGCAAGCATCGATTAGTCCTTCCCCCGGATCTAACGATGCTCGGCAAGACGATGCTAACGCTTGAGGGTGTCATTAGCAACTTGGATCCAACGATTAGCATCCTAGAGATGGCAGAGCCTTTTGGACGGGAACTTGTGAAGCAGCGATTTAGTGGTCCCCGATTGCAGCGCAAGTTCCTTGGAGGCGTAGCGGATTTAACGGAGAGTCTTCTAGAGCTTCCTGGTCAGGCAAGGCAGTTATCCGCGCTAATTAGTAAGGGAAAGCTAAAGGTAGAGATTGTGGCACCCGAGCTTGAGCATTTGGAGCGAAAGCTGGACCGGGTTGGGAACCGCTTAGCATTTAGTATTGTGATGCTTGCGTTCAGTATCATCATGGTTGGACTCATTATTGGGACTGCGATGCGCGGTCAGCCTTCCGTGTTGTGGAATTTCCCTACAGTGGAGATTGGCGGCGTAGTGGCGCTTCTGATGTTCTTATGGTTGATCTTTGCGATTTTTAAATCGGGAAGGTTCTAA
- a CDS encoding methyl-accepting chemotaxis protein, which translates to MNKKTGMSIRTKLILTYLLVLLLPSIIIGWRTYQSASHEVEDQLVNNATESVEAVNAIINSNIQSKIDTISYFAAEFTAEGTNSEASGETVATMKDRLKEYAVLHPDVLDIYVSTSRGQSIHASEAKLPEGYDPRQESAYINSLKHGTGVVISPAFQTVNQETAIAISTVLKSGDGVVTMNLNLSTLGELTATKVGKEGYIIILDNSKKYLVHPTEAIGVESSDDFIKKMFEEDQGSFDYVYKGTHKKMTFMVNELTGWRIGGTISIDEVTSVTSGIRNTALLVIVVSVLLALIVIYFNIQSILKPLVRLRKATAVIAKGDLSEDIGAFRKDEIGMLAENFQLMVLSLREMIIGVQEMTSNVSSSAEELTASAEQNAQTIEQMTIAIQEVAAGTERQVIGVRKGMESTAATTSEVDHISVYMEQVSAMMDKTSLSASEGNDSVISVVDKINGIDRTVGELGSVIDKLNERTGQIEGIVGVITGIARQTNLLALNASIEAARAGEHGRGFAVVAAEVRKLAEESERSAHLIAEQITAINSEMTLVTHTMEDTKQRVTEGIEAVDTSGRSFSRIRRAVKSAAEKIEAMGGAVQTLLVESDHMEKAIGEIRGISEEAAVNTETIATAAQEQLASVEEMASSSTDLSRLAEELQKLVSSFKIHSS; encoded by the coding sequence ATGAACAAAAAAACAGGTATGAGTATCCGAACCAAATTAATTCTTACATACCTATTAGTTCTACTGTTGCCCAGTATCATTATCGGTTGGCGAACCTATCAATCTGCTAGCCATGAAGTGGAAGATCAGTTGGTGAACAATGCTACCGAAAGTGTTGAGGCAGTAAATGCAATCATCAACTCGAATATTCAATCGAAAATAGATACTATTTCTTATTTTGCCGCTGAGTTCACCGCTGAGGGGACCAACAGTGAGGCAAGTGGAGAGACGGTAGCTACTATGAAGGACAGATTAAAAGAATATGCTGTGTTACATCCTGATGTGTTAGACATTTATGTTAGTACAAGCAGAGGGCAATCGATCCATGCTTCGGAGGCCAAGCTGCCCGAAGGCTACGATCCCAGGCAGGAAAGTGCCTATATTAATTCTCTGAAGCACGGGACAGGTGTTGTGATTTCTCCGGCCTTTCAAACTGTGAATCAGGAAACGGCGATCGCGATATCAACAGTCCTGAAGAGCGGTGACGGGGTGGTAACCATGAATCTTAATCTATCTACATTAGGAGAATTGACTGCGACCAAGGTGGGTAAGGAAGGATATATTATTATCCTGGATAACAGCAAGAAATATCTTGTTCATCCAACAGAGGCTATTGGGGTGGAGTCATCAGATGACTTTATAAAGAAAATGTTCGAGGAAGATCAAGGTTCCTTTGATTATGTCTACAAGGGTACGCACAAAAAGATGACATTTATGGTAAATGAGCTTACGGGCTGGAGAATCGGAGGCACGATAAGCATAGATGAAGTGACTTCAGTAACGAGTGGAATCCGTAATACAGCGCTGCTTGTAATTGTAGTTTCCGTTCTGCTTGCACTGATCGTAATCTATTTTAATATTCAATCTATTTTAAAGCCCCTGGTCCGTTTGCGGAAAGCAACTGCCGTGATAGCCAAAGGGGATCTATCTGAAGACATAGGGGCTTTCCGTAAGGATGAAATCGGCATGCTTGCCGAGAACTTTCAATTAATGGTGCTCAGCTTGCGGGAGATGATCATTGGTGTGCAGGAGATGACGAGCAATGTTTCCTCTTCAGCAGAAGAGTTAACCGCCAGTGCGGAGCAGAATGCCCAAACAATCGAGCAAATGACGATAGCGATTCAAGAGGTAGCGGCAGGGACGGAGCGGCAGGTAATCGGTGTACGAAAAGGAATGGAAAGTACAGCAGCAACGACAAGCGAAGTGGATCATATTTCTGTATATATGGAGCAGGTGTCTGCGATGATGGACAAGACCTCACTCTCTGCTTCAGAAGGAAATGATTCCGTCATCAGCGTGGTGGATAAGATCAATGGGATCGATAGAACGGTGGGAGAGCTTGGCAGTGTAATCGACAAGCTTAATGAAAGAACAGGTCAAATTGAGGGCATTGTCGGCGTCATCACAGGGATTGCCCGTCAGACTAATCTGTTAGCTCTCAATGCTTCTATTGAGGCGGCCAGAGCTGGAGAACATGGCCGTGGATTTGCCGTTGTTGCTGCTGAAGTGCGTAAGCTGGCAGAGGAATCAGAGAGATCAGCGCATCTGATTGCAGAGCAGATTACCGCCATTAATAGTGAAATGACGCTGGTGACCCATACGATGGAAGACACAAAGCAGCGCGTAACCGAAGGGATAGAGGCCGTGGATACTTCCGGACGTTCCTTCTCCCGTATCCGTAGAGCGGTCAAGAGTGCCGCAGAGAAGATTGAGGCCATGGGTGGGGCTGTACAGACCTTATTGGTGGAATCAGATCATATGGAGAAGGCTATTGGAGAGATTCGTGGCATCTCCGAAGAAGCGGCTGTGAATACAGAGACCATCGCAACGGCAGCACAAGAGCAGCTCGCTTCTGTTGAAGAGATGGCATCTTCGTCTACCGACCTTAGCCGTCTTGCAGAGGAACTGCAAAAGCTTGTGAGTAGCTTTAAGATACACTCTTCCTAG
- a CDS encoding uroporphyrinogen-III synthase: MAEQLKGYTVALAGPRKSEEMAKLVQNMGGTALCRPAQGTVFLDDEALEEGLHSWISHPPYLVILTTGMGLDALFETAERLNIADHFLEVLSGSIIAARGYKTVNALKKRGLMPELRDDDGSTIGLIRGLQSLDLQGKEVVLQLHGDPAPQMLAWLQEAGANTRQVLPYRHTPPELGELERLLTEIIEGKIDAVAFTSAPQFRFLSQFAREQGKLEEMLRSFEDKVLAVSVGRITSEALKEEGVQRIVMPEHERMGSMIVELGKYVAANR, from the coding sequence ATGGCAGAGCAACTGAAAGGGTACACGGTCGCCTTGGCGGGTCCACGCAAATCGGAAGAAATGGCCAAGCTGGTCCAAAATATGGGGGGGACGGCGTTATGTCGACCTGCCCAAGGTACTGTATTTCTTGATGATGAGGCATTGGAGGAAGGATTGCATTCATGGATCAGCCATCCGCCTTACTTGGTGATTCTTACTACAGGCATGGGACTGGATGCTCTCTTCGAAACGGCTGAACGCCTGAATATCGCTGATCATTTCTTAGAAGTACTTTCTGGTTCTATTATTGCTGCACGGGGTTATAAGACAGTGAATGCTTTGAAAAAAAGAGGACTTATGCCGGAGCTTCGTGATGACGACGGAAGTACGATCGGATTGATTCGTGGGCTTCAATCTCTAGATTTGCAGGGCAAGGAGGTCGTTCTGCAGCTGCACGGCGATCCAGCTCCTCAGATGCTCGCATGGCTACAGGAGGCTGGGGCGAATACCCGCCAAGTGCTGCCGTATCGTCATACTCCACCAGAACTAGGTGAGCTTGAAAGATTGCTTACAGAAATCATAGAAGGTAAGATTGATGCCGTGGCTTTTACAAGTGCGCCGCAATTTCGTTTTCTCTCTCAATTTGCTCGGGAGCAGGGCAAGCTGGAGGAGATGCTAAGGTCTTTCGAGGATAAAGTGCTTGCTGTTTCTGTAGGGCGTATTACCTCTGAGGCGCTTAAGGAAGAGGGCGTACAGCGTATCGTCATGCCCGAGCATGAGCGGATGGGAAGCATGATTGTAGAGCTGGGCAAATATGTGGCGGCGAATCGCTAG
- a CDS encoding phasin family protein: MSDLFKKAISLGVGLTIVSKEKVEKVVEELVKRGELAPSESKALVDRLIERGEEERGMLKSVVQEQVQRVLKEMKVPVQSDIDELEGRIAVLERRLAELEGISHLEETSAETSTD, translated from the coding sequence ATGAGTGATTTGTTTAAAAAAGCGATCTCTTTAGGAGTGGGCCTCACCATTGTTAGTAAGGAAAAAGTAGAAAAAGTTGTTGAAGAACTCGTGAAACGAGGGGAGCTTGCTCCTTCGGAGTCTAAGGCCCTCGTTGATCGGCTGATTGAACGCGGTGAGGAAGAGCGAGGTATGCTCAAGTCTGTAGTACAAGAACAAGTACAACGCGTGTTGAAGGAAATGAAGGTTCCTGTACAAAGTGATATTGACGAGCTGGAAGGGCGAATTGCCGTATTGGAGCGTCGATTGGCCGAGCTGGAGGGCATTTCCCATCTAGAAGAAACATCGGCGGAAACGAGCACGGACTAA
- a CDS encoding ThuA domain-containing protein: MDKRKCLLLGDYTHPRFHPLQGVDQQISEILNDLLTVQCSENKKMMRIEHLASYDLCIAYNELWNETVSPQQTAGLLSYVSGGGGLIVLHTGASLTKRNELAQLIGGRFKGHTAYEPMNFKVLEHDITEGVEDFQLDEEPYHFEFDPFTDRTILLQYESEGQWLPAAWCHSYGLGRVVFLMPGHHEPSFRHPALRKLILQAATWAARIPITN, translated from the coding sequence ATGGACAAAAGAAAATGTCTCTTACTTGGTGATTACACCCATCCCCGTTTCCATCCACTTCAAGGAGTGGACCAACAAATTAGCGAGATCTTAAATGATTTATTAACCGTTCAGTGTTCCGAAAATAAAAAAATGATGCGCATTGAGCATTTGGCAAGCTATGACTTATGTATTGCTTATAACGAATTGTGGAATGAAACCGTATCTCCTCAGCAAACCGCTGGCCTACTCAGCTATGTGAGCGGTGGTGGAGGACTGATTGTTCTACATACAGGTGCCTCATTGACGAAGCGTAACGAACTAGCTCAGCTGATCGGTGGCCGCTTTAAGGGTCACACTGCTTACGAGCCGATGAATTTTAAGGTGCTAGAGCATGACATTACTGAGGGCGTTGAAGACTTCCAATTGGATGAGGAGCCATACCATTTTGAATTTGATCCGTTCACAGATCGGACTATTCTTCTTCAATACGAATCGGAGGGTCAATGGCTTCCAGCTGCATGGTGCCACAGCTATGGTTTAGGACGAGTAGTATTCCTTATGCCTGGCCATCATGAGCCATCCTTCCGCCATCCAGCACTACGTAAACTGATCCTGCAGGCAGCTACTTGGGCTGCTCGTATTCCGATCACTAACTAA
- a CDS encoding DEAD/DEAH box helicase, with the protein MPGFKELGVSELLCTLLQGQGIVKPTPVQQEAIPPLVQGLDVIARAKTGTGKTLAFLLPIMDKIHTERAYPQALIMAPTRELALQITEEARKLARHTDIKILAVYGGQDVEKQLRKLEGGRHLIIGTPGRLLDHMRRETLDLSGVKMLVLDEADQMLHMGFLEDVETIITAVPYRRQTMLFSATMPDPIKRLAANYMKEPLDIIIKSGSPIPLDNIKQQVVEVSDRNKEEALKALIERDRPYLAIIFCRTKRRVSKLNEALQAAGYDCDELHGDLSQGKREGVMKRFRDAKLQLLVATDVAARGLDVEGITHIFNYDMPLDVDSYIHRIGRTGRAGGKGLAITFTSPREQDGLDMIEHGISQRLDRRRYDKDEFGVGEFVAVQGGGRHGGRQSGGAEAARTGRGPKTGGSGRGGAPRGESGARQGGRGRGKEAGGWGAPAEGRRGGRSDAAAGKRGGSGFDAAAPKGGGKAAGVVRVGGGYGAFASRGDAPASGNAAAPSAGSRGANRKGGPSTGYSENVARGADGGAYAGGTPRGGLGSGYGAGPSRGGGKGGKGNKGGYSGAKGGAGKGGRNSGSAGSSRGGRGSSGGFKSGGRGTSR; encoded by the coding sequence TTGCCGGGATTTAAAGAATTAGGTGTTTCAGAATTACTGTGTACATTGCTTCAAGGTCAAGGCATCGTTAAGCCAACACCAGTGCAACAGGAAGCTATACCGCCATTGGTGCAAGGACTAGATGTAATTGCAAGAGCGAAGACAGGTACAGGAAAGACATTGGCCTTCTTGCTGCCAATTATGGACAAGATCCACACGGAGCGAGCATATCCGCAGGCGCTGATTATGGCTCCAACACGTGAGCTGGCTTTGCAGATTACAGAAGAGGCACGCAAGCTGGCGCGTCATACGGATATCAAAATCCTGGCAGTTTACGGTGGTCAAGATGTAGAGAAGCAGCTGCGTAAGCTGGAAGGTGGAAGACATCTTATTATCGGTACACCGGGCAGACTATTGGATCATATGCGCCGGGAAACACTCGACCTTAGTGGCGTTAAGATGCTCGTTCTGGACGAGGCTGACCAAATGCTGCATATGGGATTCTTGGAGGATGTAGAGACCATCATTACGGCTGTTCCTTATCGTCGTCAAACGATGTTGTTCTCTGCGACAATGCCAGATCCGATTAAGCGCCTCGCAGCTAATTACATGAAAGAGCCACTGGATATCATTATTAAGAGTGGTTCCCCGATTCCGCTGGATAATATCAAACAGCAAGTCGTAGAGGTCTCCGATCGTAATAAAGAAGAGGCACTTAAAGCGTTGATTGAGCGAGATCGTCCGTATTTGGCTATTATTTTCTGCCGGACCAAACGTCGGGTGTCCAAGCTGAACGAAGCACTCCAAGCAGCAGGTTATGATTGTGATGAGCTGCACGGCGACTTGTCTCAAGGTAAACGTGAAGGTGTAATGAAAAGATTCCGTGATGCGAAGCTGCAGCTTCTTGTAGCTACAGATGTAGCGGCTCGGGGTCTAGACGTCGAAGGTATTACTCATATCTTTAACTACGATATGCCACTTGATGTGGACAGCTATATTCACCGGATCGGCCGGACAGGCCGTGCCGGAGGTAAAGGGCTTGCAATTACGTTCACTTCTCCGCGTGAGCAAGATGGACTAGACATGATTGAGCACGGCATTTCGCAGCGCCTGGATCGTCGCCGTTACGACAAGGATGAATTCGGCGTTGGCGAATTCGTAGCGGTACAAGGCGGCGGACGCCACGGCGGTCGCCAAAGCGGCGGCGCTGAGGCAGCGCGCACGGGCCGCGGACCGAAGACCGGCGGCTCTGGCCGCGGCGGTGCTCCGCGCGGCGAAAGCGGAGCGCGGCAAGGTGGCCGCGGCCGCGGTAAGGAAGCAGGCGGCTGGGGCGCGCCTGCAGAAGGACGCCGCGGTGGTCGTTCCGATGCGGCGGCTGGCAAGCGTGGCGGTAGCGGCTTTGACGCTGCCGCACCTAAGGGCGGCGGCAAGGCTGCCGGCGTAGTAAGAGTAGGCGGCGGCTATGGCGCCTTCGCCTCCAGAGGCGATGCGCCAGCTAGCGGCAACGCAGCAGCGCCTAGCGCCGGTTCGCGCGGTGCGAACCGGAAGGGCGGACCAAGCACTGGCTACAGCGAGAACGTAGCCAGAGGGGCTGATGGCGGTGCCTACGCTGGCGGCACACCACGAGGCGGCTTAGGCAGCGGCTACGGTGCAGGCCCGTCTAGAGGCGGCGGTAAAGGTGGTAAAGGTAACAAAGGCGGCTACAGCGGTGCCAAGGGTGGCGCTGGTA